The following are from one region of the Achromobacter xylosoxidans genome:
- a CDS encoding sensor histidine kinase, whose protein sequence is MKRFTLTQRLSAVFALLLLASCGASAWLQIAANSRYEQEVVQRLSSGLAQHIAGANELMDTNGWKPAAVRSLFDMLMAVNPAVEVYLLSNDGRIVGDAAPAGQIKRDHVDLGPVKRLLAGDMLPITGDDPRSLDAQKVFSAAPVRVGGQEKGYVYVVLQGQAHDALAMAVSRSSVLRTTLWSIALVALLGLVAGLAAFALITRPLRGLTRAVRAFDGDDGQALAALERPGDAAARNGDEIAVLRRSFVQMGKRISDQWRELTRQDQQRRDLVANISHDLRTPLTSLHGYLETLRLKDQTLDADERRRYLDIALAQSRKVGRLAQELFELARLESGLVRLEPETFSLPELVQDVIQKFELAAEARQQRLTTDIPRELPPVRADLGLIERVLTNLLDNAIRHSPPGGLIELRLGSAHDLVQVQVSDTGEGIPQALRAGLFTRASALNRGPGDGGGLGLVIVQRILQLHHSEIRLVDRAGAGAVFQFDLAAAR, encoded by the coding sequence ATGAAGCGGTTCACGCTTACCCAACGGCTGTCCGCCGTGTTCGCGCTGTTGTTGCTTGCCAGCTGCGGCGCCTCGGCCTGGCTGCAGATCGCGGCCAATTCCCGCTATGAGCAGGAGGTGGTCCAACGCCTGTCCAGCGGACTGGCGCAGCACATCGCCGGCGCCAACGAATTGATGGACACCAACGGCTGGAAGCCCGCCGCGGTGCGCTCGCTGTTCGACATGCTGATGGCGGTGAATCCGGCGGTCGAGGTTTACCTGCTGTCCAATGACGGCCGCATCGTGGGCGATGCCGCGCCCGCCGGCCAGATCAAGCGCGACCATGTCGACCTGGGACCGGTCAAGCGCCTGTTGGCCGGCGACATGCTGCCCATCACCGGCGACGACCCGCGCAGCCTGGACGCGCAGAAAGTCTTCAGCGCCGCGCCAGTGCGCGTGGGCGGGCAGGAAAAGGGCTACGTCTACGTGGTCTTGCAGGGCCAGGCGCACGACGCCCTGGCGATGGCCGTGTCGCGCAGCTCGGTGCTGCGCACGACCTTGTGGTCGATCGCGCTGGTCGCGCTGCTGGGCCTGGTGGCGGGCCTGGCGGCGTTTGCCTTGATCACGCGCCCGCTGCGCGGCCTGACGCGCGCGGTGCGCGCCTTCGACGGCGACGACGGGCAGGCCCTGGCCGCGCTGGAGCGTCCGGGCGACGCAGCGGCGCGCAATGGCGACGAGATCGCGGTGTTGCGGCGCAGCTTCGTGCAGATGGGCAAGCGCATATCCGACCAGTGGCGCGAACTGACGCGGCAAGACCAGCAGCGGCGCGACCTGGTCGCCAATATCTCGCACGATCTGCGCACGCCGCTGACCTCGCTGCACGGCTATCTGGAAACCCTGAGGCTGAAGGACCAGACGCTGGACGCGGACGAGCGTCGCCGCTACCTGGACATTGCGCTGGCCCAGAGCCGCAAGGTCGGCCGCCTGGCGCAGGAACTCTTCGAATTGGCGCGGCTGGAGTCCGGGCTGGTGCGGCTGGAGCCCGAGACCTTTTCGCTGCCGGAACTGGTGCAGGACGTGATCCAGAAGTTCGAGCTGGCGGCCGAGGCGCGGCAGCAGCGCCTGACCACCGATATCCCGCGCGAGTTGCCGCCGGTGCGCGCGGACCTGGGGCTGATCGAACGCGTGCTGACCAACCTGCTGGACAACGCCATCCGCCACAGCCCGCCCGGCGGCCTCATCGAACTGCGGCTGGGCAGCGCGCATGACCTGGTGCAGGTGCAAGTCAGCGATACAGGCGAGGGCATACCGCAGGCGCTGCGCGCGGGACTTTTCACGCGGGCCAGCGCCTTGAATCGCGGCCCTGGCGACGGCGGCGGCCTGGGGCTGGTGATCGTGCAGCGCATCCTGCAGTTGCATCACAGCGAGATCCGGCTGGTGGACCGCGCCGGAGCGGGCGCGGTGTTCCAGTTCGATCTGGCCGCGGCGCGCTAG
- a CDS encoding response regulator transcription factor: protein MDTPRRVLIVEDDAHIAELLRLHLRDEGYAVEHAADGNEGMRRLEEGGWDALVLDLMLPGIDGLEICKRARAMARYTPIIITSARSSEVHRILGLELGADDYLAKPFSMLELVARVRALLRRSEALERNARIDAGSLALHGVAIDPVARTAEVDGRRLDLTPREFDLLHFFARHPDKVFSRMDLLNQVWGYQHEGYEHTVNTHINRLRVKIEADPSDPQRILTVWGKGYKFAAGPAGAGGAS from the coding sequence ATGGACACGCCCCGACGCGTACTCATCGTCGAAGACGACGCCCACATCGCCGAACTGCTGCGCCTGCATCTGCGGGACGAAGGCTACGCGGTCGAGCATGCCGCCGACGGCAACGAAGGCATGCGCAGGCTGGAGGAAGGCGGCTGGGACGCCCTGGTGCTGGACCTGATGCTGCCCGGCATCGACGGCCTGGAAATCTGCAAGCGCGCCCGCGCCATGGCGCGCTACACGCCCATCATCATCACCAGCGCGCGCTCCAGCGAGGTGCACCGCATCCTGGGCCTGGAGCTGGGCGCGGACGACTACCTGGCCAAGCCGTTCTCGATGCTGGAACTGGTGGCGCGGGTGCGGGCGCTCCTGCGCCGCAGCGAAGCCCTGGAGCGCAACGCGCGCATCGACGCCGGCAGCCTGGCCCTGCACGGCGTGGCCATCGACCCGGTGGCGCGCACGGCCGAGGTCGACGGCCGCCGGCTGGACCTGACGCCGCGCGAGTTCGACCTGCTGCATTTCTTCGCGCGGCACCCGGACAAGGTTTTTTCGCGCATGGATCTGCTGAACCAGGTATGGGGCTACCAGCACGAAGGCTATGAACACACGGTCAACACCCACATCAACCGGCTGCGGGTGAAGATCGAGGCGGACCCGTCGGATCCGCAGCGCATTCTGACGGTGTGGGGCAAGGGCTATAAATTCGCCGCGGGGCCGGCCGGCGCGGGAGGCGCATCATGA
- a CDS encoding cytochrome b/b6 domain-containing protein — MLATPASHDAPPVPPANAPVHPGWLRAMHWLNALAVVVMAMSGWRIYNASPLFDFVFPREITLGGWLGGALQWHFAGMWLLFFNGILYLAMNLATGRLWRKFFPLSIRGIAADLGAALRGKLAHADPRRYNQVQRLAYLFVMADIAVLVLSGLVLWKSVQFELLRELLGGYETARRVHFIAMALLTAFVAIHLVMVALVPRSLIAMIRGK; from the coding sequence ATGCTGGCCACCCCCGCAAGCCACGACGCGCCGCCCGTCCCGCCCGCCAATGCCCCCGTCCATCCCGGCTGGCTGCGCGCCATGCACTGGCTCAACGCCCTGGCCGTGGTGGTCATGGCAATGAGCGGCTGGCGCATCTACAACGCCTCGCCCTTGTTCGACTTCGTCTTCCCCCGGGAGATCACGCTGGGCGGCTGGCTCGGCGGCGCCCTGCAATGGCACTTCGCCGGCATGTGGCTGCTGTTCTTCAACGGCATCCTGTACCTGGCCATGAATCTGGCCACCGGCCGCCTCTGGCGCAAGTTCTTCCCCTTGAGCATCCGCGGCATTGCCGCAGACCTGGGCGCGGCGCTGCGCGGCAAGCTCGCCCACGCCGATCCGCGCCGCTACAACCAGGTGCAGCGGCTGGCCTACCTGTTCGTGATGGCCGACATCGCCGTGCTGGTGCTGTCCGGGCTGGTGCTGTGGAAGTCGGTGCAGTTCGAACTGCTGCGCGAGCTGCTGGGCGGATACGAGACCGCGCGCCGCGTGCACTTCATTGCCATGGCCTTGCTGACGGCTTTCGTGGCGATCCATCTGGTGATGGTGGCACTGGTGCCGCGCAGCCTGATCGCCATGATCCGCGGCAAATAA
- a CDS encoding molybdopterin-dependent oxidoreductase codes for MNKHKRPSLPGLDGPAILKEAGRILQKRVEQPSRRAFLRNSLTLGGLAMLSGCSLSDDDSVEQALTAVSRFNDRVQGWLFDPNKLAPTYPESMITRPFPFNAYYGIDEVRHVDEESFRLEVSGLVADTRRWRLEELRAMAQIDQVTRHICVEGWSAIGKWGGVPFSAFLKRVGADLSAKYVGFKCADDYYTSIDMPTALHPQTILALTYDGQTLPPEYGFPMKLRMPTKLGYKNPKHIQAIFVTNTYPGGYWEDQGYNWFGGS; via the coding sequence GTGAACAAGCACAAGCGCCCCTCCCTCCCCGGCCTGGACGGCCCGGCCATTCTCAAGGAAGCCGGAAGGATCCTGCAAAAACGGGTCGAACAGCCCTCGCGCCGCGCCTTCCTGCGCAACAGCCTGACCCTGGGCGGGCTGGCCATGCTGTCGGGATGCTCGCTGTCGGACGATGACAGCGTGGAACAAGCGCTGACCGCAGTTTCTCGCTTCAACGACCGGGTGCAGGGCTGGCTCTTCGACCCCAACAAGCTGGCGCCGACCTATCCCGAATCGATGATCACGCGGCCCTTCCCCTTCAATGCCTACTACGGCATTGACGAGGTCCGCCACGTGGACGAGGAATCGTTCCGCCTGGAAGTCAGCGGACTGGTCGCCGACACGCGCCGCTGGCGGCTGGAGGAACTGCGCGCCATGGCGCAGATCGACCAGGTGACGCGGCACATCTGCGTCGAAGGCTGGAGCGCCATCGGCAAATGGGGCGGCGTGCCGTTCTCCGCCTTCCTCAAGCGCGTGGGCGCGGACCTGAGCGCCAAGTACGTGGGCTTCAAATGCGCCGACGACTACTACACCAGCATCGACATGCCCACCGCACTGCACCCCCAGACCATCCTGGCGCTGACCTATGACGGCCAGACGCTGCCACCAGAGTACGGCTTCCCCATGAAGCTGCGCATGCCTACCAAGCTTGGCTACAAGAACCCCAAGCACATACAGGCAATTTTCGTCACCAACACCTACCCGGGCGGTTACTGGGAGGACCAGGGCTACAACTGGTTCGGCGGCAGCTAG
- the msrB gene encoding peptide-methionine (R)-S-oxide reductase MsrB, which produces MRLDRRHFLGLGSAAAIAAGLAPVLAARGGPAAAAQAFPYTLSDAQWRERLTREQYEVLRREGTERPYSSPLDKEHRKGAYACAGCAHPLFSSSTKFDSGTGWPSFWQPLDGAVGETKDRSFGMTRIAVHCANCGGHLGHVFDDGPRPTGLRYCMNGVALAFTPQA; this is translated from the coding sequence ATGAGACTAGACCGCAGGCATTTCCTGGGCCTGGGCAGCGCGGCGGCCATCGCCGCCGGCCTGGCCCCGGTCCTTGCGGCGCGCGGCGGCCCGGCCGCCGCCGCCCAGGCCTTCCCCTACACGCTGAGCGACGCGCAATGGCGCGAACGGCTCACGCGCGAACAATATGAGGTACTGCGCCGCGAAGGCACCGAGCGTCCCTACTCCAGCCCGCTGGACAAGGAGCATCGCAAGGGCGCCTACGCCTGCGCCGGCTGCGCCCATCCGCTGTTCTCGTCGTCCACCAAGTTCGACAGCGGCACCGGCTGGCCCAGCTTCTGGCAGCCGCTGGACGGCGCCGTCGGCGAGACCAAGGATCGCAGCTTCGGCATGACGCGCATCGCCGTGCATTGCGCCAACTGCGGTGGCCATCTGGGCCATGTCTTCGACGACGGCCCCCGCCCGACCGGACTACGCTATTGCATGAATGGCGTGGCCCTCGCATTCACCCCGCAGGCCTGA
- the msrA gene encoding peptide-methionine (S)-S-oxide reductase MsrA — protein MSATRLPRKFCAALAAACGLLGAASASAAETAFVIPPPALDQPAAAAPQKAVIAGGCFWGVQAVFQHVKGVSSAVSGYAGGQASTANYDTVSGGRSGHAEAVEITYDPAQVSYGQLLQIYFSVAHDPTQLNRQGPDTGTQYRSAVFPANDDQRKVAEAYIAQLNKTGVYPKALATTIEPLKAFYPAEDYHQDYLVRHPYSMYIMVNDVPKVENLAKTFPQRYRDKPVLVN, from the coding sequence ATGTCCGCCACCCGCCTGCCCCGCAAATTCTGCGCCGCGCTGGCCGCCGCCTGCGGCCTCTTGGGCGCCGCCTCGGCCAGCGCCGCCGAAACCGCCTTCGTCATTCCGCCCCCGGCCCTGGACCAGCCCGCGGCCGCCGCTCCGCAAAAGGCCGTCATCGCCGGCGGTTGCTTCTGGGGCGTGCAAGCCGTGTTCCAGCACGTCAAGGGGGTGAGCTCGGCCGTCTCCGGCTACGCCGGCGGCCAGGCGTCCACCGCCAATTACGACACCGTCAGCGGAGGACGCAGCGGTCACGCCGAAGCGGTCGAGATCACCTACGACCCCGCCCAGGTCAGCTACGGCCAGCTGCTGCAGATCTATTTCTCGGTGGCCCACGACCCCACCCAGCTCAACCGCCAGGGTCCGGACACCGGCACCCAGTACCGCTCCGCGGTCTTCCCCGCGAACGACGACCAGCGCAAGGTGGCCGAGGCCTACATCGCGCAACTGAACAAGACCGGCGTCTATCCCAAGGCGCTTGCCACGACGATAGAACCGCTGAAGGCCTTCTACCCCGCCGAGGACTACCACCAGGACTATCTCGTGCGCCATCCGTACAGCATGTACATCATGGTGAACGACGTGCCCAAGGTCGAGAACCTGGCGAAGACGTTTCCGCAGCGCTATCGGGACAAGCCCGTACTGGTGAACTGA
- a CDS encoding LysR family transcriptional regulator → MLKEVENGQSERQTPTSRQILPSNTIQFVELFDLYALDLNRSAQPRTHMFQLRQLKIFVAAMETLSFTKAAKQVHLSQPSVTEQIRALEESVGQALFVRQNNRLQPTPAAERLAIRARELLARADDAFREVRENVGDSGGTIRVAAPQTLCTSVLVPQLLRFAGMQPGTQVAVQEKNSMATAQAVLDGTADLGLVHGWPENDADLRVEAIARDMPVVVMPPGHPLCQAADIKADALAAFPLVVTMEGCRYRAYLEAVLQEAPAQPRIRGVAESVPALIQMVSAGLGVSILPRMAMDPALTTAGVQWRPLSTAGAGLPICLLILHRTPTRQVAAFIEMIRLAAAASDEPMAAIDMQHGTGRVAIADQEADGIRDIAASTDSAHG, encoded by the coding sequence ATGCTGAAAGAGGTTGAAAATGGGCAGAGTGAGCGCCAAACTCCCACAAGCCGTCAAATTTTGCCGTCGAACACCATACAATTTGTTGAACTGTTCGATTTGTACGCATTGGACTTGAACCGCTCGGCACAACCCCGTACCCACATGTTCCAACTACGACAGCTAAAGATCTTCGTCGCGGCGATGGAAACGCTGAGCTTCACGAAAGCCGCCAAACAGGTGCATCTGTCCCAACCCAGCGTTACGGAACAGATACGGGCGCTGGAAGAGAGCGTCGGCCAGGCGCTGTTCGTCCGCCAGAACAATCGCCTGCAGCCCACCCCGGCCGCAGAGAGATTGGCCATTCGAGCGCGCGAATTGCTTGCGCGGGCCGATGACGCCTTCCGGGAAGTCCGCGAAAACGTCGGCGATTCGGGCGGCACGATCCGGGTCGCCGCGCCGCAGACTTTGTGCACCAGTGTGTTGGTTCCGCAACTGCTGCGCTTTGCCGGCATGCAGCCCGGAACGCAGGTTGCGGTCCAGGAAAAAAACTCCATGGCAACCGCCCAGGCGGTGCTCGATGGGACGGCCGACCTTGGTCTGGTGCACGGATGGCCGGAAAACGACGCCGACCTTCGGGTGGAAGCCATTGCGCGGGACATGCCGGTGGTCGTGATGCCCCCAGGGCATCCGCTATGCCAGGCTGCTGACATCAAGGCCGACGCGCTTGCCGCGTTTCCGCTGGTTGTCACGATGGAAGGCTGCCGGTATCGGGCATACCTGGAGGCCGTGCTGCAGGAAGCCCCGGCGCAGCCGCGTATCCGCGGTGTCGCCGAGAGCGTACCGGCCTTGATACAGATGGTGTCCGCAGGCCTCGGGGTATCGATCCTGCCGCGGATGGCCATGGATCCCGCATTAACAACGGCAGGCGTCCAGTGGCGGCCATTGTCCACTGCGGGAGCCGGTCTTCCCATCTGCCTGCTCATCTTGCACCGAACGCCTACGCGCCAGGTGGCCGCCTTTATCGAGATGATCCGCCTCGCGGCGGCCGCCTCAGACGAGCCGATGGCCGCCATCGACATGCAGCACGGTACCGGTCGTGTAGCCATTGCCGATCAGGAAGCCGATGGCATCCGCGATATCGCTGCCAGCACCGACTCGGCCCACGGGTAG
- a CDS encoding SDR family oxidoreductase, with the protein MGNGLAGQRVVVVGGSSGMGLAVSERLLGMHCEVLIVGRSRGKLEAAREQLRAFGAPRLHQADVTSEAQVQRLFEESGRVDHLVCTAADIRGAYELLANLSLDALDRAIRSKVVAPILLAKHGAQRMAAHGSITLTSGIAAYRPRPKGIAVAAINAALEGVVRAMAVELAPLRINAVSPGWVDTPIWNDVAGADSGPLLASMAERLPVGRVGAGSDIADAIGFLIGNGYTTGTVLHVDGGHRLV; encoded by the coding sequence ATGGGCAACGGTCTTGCGGGGCAACGGGTTGTGGTGGTCGGCGGTAGTTCCGGCATGGGGCTGGCCGTCAGCGAGCGATTGCTGGGCATGCACTGCGAGGTGCTGATCGTGGGCAGATCCCGCGGCAAGCTCGAGGCGGCGCGGGAGCAGTTGCGAGCGTTTGGCGCGCCGCGCCTGCACCAGGCGGATGTGACGAGTGAAGCGCAAGTGCAACGGCTGTTTGAAGAATCAGGCCGGGTGGATCATCTGGTCTGCACGGCTGCCGACATACGCGGCGCCTATGAGCTGCTAGCGAACCTCTCGCTGGACGCGCTCGACCGGGCCATCCGCTCGAAGGTCGTCGCGCCGATCCTGCTGGCCAAGCATGGCGCCCAGCGCATGGCGGCGCACGGTTCCATCACCCTGACTTCCGGCATTGCCGCCTACCGTCCCCGGCCGAAGGGCATCGCCGTGGCCGCGATCAATGCCGCGTTGGAGGGTGTGGTGCGCGCCATGGCGGTCGAGCTTGCGCCGTTGCGGATCAATGCCGTATCGCCGGGCTGGGTGGATACGCCCATCTGGAATGACGTGGCCGGCGCCGACAGCGGACCGCTTTTGGCGTCGATGGCCGAGCGGCTACCCGTGGGCCGAGTCGGTGCTGGCAGCGATATCGCGGATGCCATCGGCTTCCTGATCGGCAATGGCTACACGACCGGTACCGTGCTGCATGTCGATGGCGGCCATCGGCTCGTCTGA
- a CDS encoding Dps family protein translates to MAKKLDEKTTKALKERRKRPLATPTDLASAATRDISAALNQILADVFALYLKTKNFHWHVSGPHFRDYHLLLDEQGDQLFAMTDPIAERIRKIGGTTLRSIGHIARSQRISDNDADYVQPLDMLAELREDNKVLAAALREAHNITDEHRDIASSSLIENWIDETERRTWFLFEASREGDSTGH, encoded by the coding sequence ATGGCCAAGAAACTGGATGAGAAGACCACCAAAGCCCTGAAAGAGCGCCGCAAGCGCCCGCTGGCGACGCCGACCGACCTGGCGTCGGCGGCCACCAGGGATATTTCCGCCGCGCTGAACCAGATACTCGCCGACGTGTTCGCGCTGTATCTCAAGACCAAGAACTTTCATTGGCACGTCAGCGGCCCCCATTTCCGGGATTACCACCTGCTGCTGGACGAGCAGGGCGACCAGCTGTTCGCCATGACGGATCCCATCGCCGAGCGCATCCGCAAGATCGGCGGCACGACGCTGCGGTCCATCGGACACATCGCGCGCTCGCAGCGTATCTCGGACAACGATGCGGATTACGTGCAGCCGCTGGACATGCTGGCCGAGCTGCGCGAGGACAACAAGGTCCTGGCGGCGGCGTTGCGCGAAGCGCACAACATCACCGATGAACACCGCGACATCGCCAGCTCCAGCCTGATCGAGAACTGGATCGACGAGACCGAACGGCGCACCTGGTTCCTGTTCGAAGCCAGCCGGGAAGGGGATTCGACCGGGCATTGA
- a CDS encoding MFS transporter, protein MRGNPDTRQGAIALHGFYFLYYGLQGVSIPFLPLWFASRGLDPAVIGLIVATSFLPKILSTPVVAHVADQTGRAHALIAAALAASLALFVCYPFSSTPGWLLAITLLLNAVFPAVLPLMDRMAIASGRGQGSSYTVMRACGSLGFAVVTVIGGYLIKTFDANWVMWLSILLIIACLACVRLLPRAARPTPDEAPAPAARLPMLEVLRDRPLLMCIAAASLVQASNGFLYSYSTLYWTASGLSTSLISMLWVVGVASEVLFFFLAPRILARTGAQWLILASAVMTAIRWTGLSATTDPTLIAALQLLQCFTLAGNNAAIMWYITRHVPAAIKTSAIALYALLSGGVFMFASIQLGGALYRSYAPGGFLVMALCAVGAVPLVIYAEKLRRKAA, encoded by the coding sequence ATGCGCGGCAATCCCGACACCAGGCAAGGCGCCATCGCCCTGCACGGGTTTTACTTCCTGTACTACGGCCTGCAGGGAGTCAGCATTCCCTTCCTGCCCCTATGGTTCGCCAGCCGCGGCCTGGATCCCGCCGTCATCGGCCTGATCGTCGCCACGTCCTTCCTGCCCAAGATCCTGTCCACGCCCGTGGTCGCCCACGTCGCCGACCAGACCGGCCGCGCGCACGCCCTGATCGCCGCGGCGCTGGCGGCGTCGCTGGCGCTGTTCGTCTGCTATCCGTTCAGCAGCACGCCCGGCTGGCTGCTGGCCATCACCCTGCTGCTCAATGCCGTCTTCCCGGCGGTATTGCCGCTGATGGACCGCATGGCCATCGCCAGCGGCCGGGGCCAAGGCAGTTCCTACACGGTCATGCGCGCCTGCGGCTCGCTGGGCTTTGCCGTGGTCACCGTGATCGGCGGCTACCTGATCAAGACCTTTGACGCCAACTGGGTGATGTGGCTGTCCATCCTCCTCATCATCGCCTGCCTGGCTTGCGTGCGGCTGCTGCCCCGGGCGGCACGCCCCACTCCCGACGAGGCGCCCGCGCCAGCGGCGCGCCTGCCCATGCTCGAGGTCCTGCGCGACCGCCCGCTGCTCATGTGCATCGCGGCGGCCTCGCTGGTCCAGGCCAGCAACGGCTTTCTCTATTCCTATTCCACGCTGTACTGGACCGCCAGCGGCCTGTCGACTTCGCTGATTTCCATGCTGTGGGTGGTGGGCGTGGCCAGCGAGGTCCTGTTCTTCTTCCTGGCGCCCCGCATCCTGGCGCGCACGGGCGCGCAATGGCTGATCCTGGCGTCCGCCGTCATGACCGCGATCCGCTGGACCGGGCTCTCCGCCACTACCGATCCCACGCTGATCGCGGCGCTGCAGCTGCTGCAGTGCTTCACATTGGCCGGCAACAACGCCGCCATCATGTGGTACATCACCCGGCACGTGCCCGCGGCGATCAAGACCTCGGCGATCGCGCTTTACGCCTTGCTGTCGGGCGGAGTCTTCATGTTCGCCAGCATCCAGCTGGGCGGCGCGCTGTATCGCAGCTATGCGCCGGGAGGGTTCCTGGTGATGGCGTTGTGCGCTGTCGGCGCGGTGCCGCTGGTGATTTATGCGGAGAAGCTGCGCAGGAAGGCCGCCTGA
- a CDS encoding YbdD/YjiX family protein — MLFTNMSSAAGAAGRYLGQTLRLMVGVPDYETYVAHMRRTHPDQEPMSYEAFFRERQDARYGGKKRIGCC; from the coding sequence ATGCTGTTTACGAACATGAGTTCCGCGGCCGGCGCCGCCGGCCGCTACCTGGGGCAGACGCTCCGGCTGATGGTCGGCGTGCCGGACTACGAAACGTATGTGGCCCACATGCGGCGCACGCACCCGGACCAGGAACCGATGAGCTACGAAGCATTTTTCCGCGAGCGGCAGGACGCGCGCTATGGCGGGAAGAAGCGGATCGGCTGCTGCTGA